The Winslowiella toletana region CGATGGCGGCCAGCTGGACAGCGGCCTGCGCATTGAACGCCGTCGCGTGTCGCTGGGTGTGGTTGGGGTGATCTATGAAGCGCGTCCTAACGTTACTGTCGATGTGGCGTCACTGTGCCTGAAAACCGGTAACGCGGTGATTTTGCGCGGCGGTAAAGAGACTTATCGAACCAACGCCGCCACGGTGCGGGTAATCCAGCGCGCGCTGCAACAGCATGGCTTACCGGCGGGTGCGGTACAGGCAATTGAAAGCCCGGATCGCGAACTGGTTAATCAACTGCTGAAACTCGATCGCTATGTCGACATGTTAATCCCACGCGGCGGAGCCGGGCTGCATAAACTGTGTCGCGAACAGTCGACTATTCCGGTGATTACCGGCGGCATCGGCGTCTGCCATATCTTTGTCGATCAATCGATTGAGCGGGATGCGGCGATGAAAGTGATCGTTAACGCCAAGAAACAGCGCCCGAGCGCCTGTAACTCGGTGGAAACGCTGCTTATTGACCAGACGATTGCGGCTGATTTTCTGCCAGCACTCAGCCGCCGGATGGCGGAAGAGGGCATCAAACTGCACGCCGACGAAAAATCCATTGCCACTTTGCAGGCTGGCCCGGCAGAGGTGGTGGCGGTAAAAGATGCCGACTACAACGACGAGTGGCTGTCGCTGGATCTTAACGTCAAAGTTGTCGCAGATATGGATGAGGCTATTGCGCATATCCGTGAACATGGCACCCAGCACTCTGACGCGATTCTGACTCGCAGCATCCAGAACGCCGATCGCTTCGTAAAACAGGTCGATTCATCGGCGGTGTATGTGAATGCCAGCACCCGGTTCACCGACGGCGGCCAGTTTGGTTTAGGCGCGGAAGTGGCGGTCAGCACGCAGAAACTGCATGCGCGTGGCCCGATGGGGCTGGAAGCACTGACTACCTACAAATGGATTGCTTACGGCGACGATACGATTCGCGGATAATTTTCAGCGCTGGCAGGGAAAAACGAATGACGCTAAGCCAATGGTTACCTTTTGCTGCTATCGCCCTTGGCCTGGTGCTGACGCCCGGGCCAAATATGATTTATCTGCTGTCGCGCTCTATTTGTCAGGGGCGTAAGGCTGGGCTGGCGGTAAGAATGGTGATGGATGTAAGGAGATAGTGGATTAATACGGGTTTTAATCAATCATCCTGAGTCGCCTACGACTCACTAAAACCCGCTTTGTTTTACTTATCGACTACCAGGCAAGCTGCTTACCGGCATAATCGATAAAATGATGGCCGCCTTTACCGCGCCAGCTATCCAGCTGATCGGCTATGCCATTGACACTTTCACTGATGGTCAGAGTGGCTTCGGCTCCGCCCATATCCGTCTGTACCCATCCCGGATGCACGCACAGCAGCGTCTGACCTTGCTGTTCGGTACTCTTACTCAGCTCGCGTGACAGCATATTCAGCGCGCCTTTACTGGCGGAGTAGAGCGGATAAGTGGCGGACGGATTTTCATTCAGGCTGGCAAGCTGCGAAGACATCAGAGCCAGAATCCCGCTATCCGGCGCTAACAGCGGCAGCAGTTCTGCAGCGCAGCGCAGTGGAGAAAAGGTATTGGTGACAAACAGGGAAAAAAGCGCTTCATCACTGGTCTGGAGTAAGTTCTGATGATCCGGACCGAATACGCCAGCATTAATAAAAATGACCTCAAACTGGCTATCGCCCAGCGTCTGCTTAACGCTACTGAGCTGAGCTGCATCGTTGATATCCAGCGTCAGCCAGTTGATGGCGGCGTGACATTCAGGAATGCTGTTACGGGTTGTAGCGCTGACCTGCCAGCCGCGTTCAGCCAGCGTGTTCGCCAGGCCTAACCCGATACCACGTGAAGCGCCGATAATCAGAGCATGTTTTGTGTGTGCCATGCAGACTCCAGTTGATTAATGGGATGGGTAATCAGTAAGCATAGAGCTTATTTTACTCATGTGATAAACCGATTGAGCTGTAGGGCTGGCTGGTGGCATCAGGATTTTGCGGTGAGGTTAGTAAAAGTCAGCAGAGCAGGGCGAGAATCTTAATGGCATGAAGATATAAATTGAATCAGGCATTCACAATGCGAGTATCGTAGGTTATATCGTGATTAACGGACCCAACTAAGGGCCCGTTTTTTTTACAGTAAATTAATCACCCGAACAATTTACTCCACCGGATGATTTTTCCCTTCTTCAATAAACTCATCACCTATCTCTTCCGCGTTCTCGGCATTATCGCGGCCTGACAGTAGGTTCCAGCAGGCAATAAACAGCGCTGCAATGAGTGGGCCGATAACAAAGCCGTTAATGCCATATACTTCCATACCGCCAAGGGTGGCAATCAGAATCATATAGTCCGGCATTTTGGTATCTTTGCCGACCAGCAGCGGACGCAAGATATTATCCACCAGGCCGATAACCACCACGAAGAACAGTACGATAAATATACCCTGCCACAGCATATCGGTGGCGAAGAAGTAGATGGCTGCCGGTACCCAAATAATCGCTGAACCCACTGCCGGGATCAGTGACAGGAATGCCATCAGCGCGCCCCACAATACGCTGCCGTCAATGCCGGTAATCCAGAAGGCAATCCCGCCGAGCGCACCCTGTACCACCGCGACTATCACCGTTCCTTTAACCGTTGCCCGCGAGACGGCGGCAAACTTCATAAACAGATGATGCTTCACGTGGGTAGAAAGCGGCAGCGCCTCAAGAATCAGGCGTACCAGGTACGAACCGTCCTTCAGCAGGAAGAACAGCAGGTACAGCATAATGCCGAAGCCAATAGTAAAACTGAAAGTACTCTTACCAATCAGGAACACACTGCCGGCAAGATATTGTCCGCCTTTCAGCGCCACGTCGGAAAGTTTCTGCTGAATGTCAGCGGCATTATCAAGGTTATTCTCGGCAAGGAAGTTCCTGGCCCAGCCTGGCAGATGCTGCAACAGCTCGGCGAGCACCGCCGGAAATTGCGTATTATTACCCTGTAGTTTGTTGTAAACCGTATTAATTTCAAACGCCAGTGAAGAGGCAATGATTGCCAATGGCGTGAAAACAATCAGGCAAATTACCAGTAAGGTGACAAATGCCGCCAGTCCGTTTTTATCCCCCAGTTTCTGGCGGATTTTTGATTTTAATGGATGGAAAATCACTGCCAGGATGGCTGCCCATAAAATAGCGGAGTAATAAGGTGCAAGCACATCGAAGAAGGCGATGGTGACAATAAACAATATAAGGATAAAGAAACCTTTAGTTAATCCTTTGAATCTCATGGGTGTTCCTCGTAAAAAATCACCAACGAACTATAGAGCCTCTTTGTCACTTTGCAATGTGACAGTGAAAAAAGCGCTAATGAAGCTGAAGAGAGAATAAACCAATGTGAGGTGCAGATCGCCAGCCAACAGAAAGTTGTTGTTAGCCTCGATACCTCTGTTTCGGGTTATAGTTAGCCAATCTATTAGTTAAGGCTTTGAACTTATGACACAAGTCACCAGCGGTAACCTGGTTTTTCATCGACTTTTGGCACTGGTGCTGACCGGTATCATCGCCGGACTGGGCGCGATGCTGCTGGCATTATTACTTCATGCTATCCAGCATCTGGCTTTTGGCTACAGCATGGATGAGGTGGTGGGCACCGAGTCCTTTTTGCAAGGGGTAACGGATGCCAGTGCGCAACGGCGTTTTGCGGTAATTGTCGGGGCCGGATTGGTTGCCGGATGTGGCTGGTGGCTGCTGGCGCGCTTCGGAAAGCCGCGGGTTTCAATCAGCGCGGTGGTGAAGGATCCGGGTAAGACGATGCCTTTTTTCACCACGTTAATTCATGCGCTGCTGCAAATTATTACCGTAGCGCTCGGTTCTCCTTTAGGGCGGGAGGTTGCGCCGCGTGAAGTCGGTGCGCTGACCGCCGGAGTGGTAGCACGCCGTCTGGGATTATCGCTGGAAGATTCCCGCATTCTGCTGGCCTGTGGTGCCGGAGCCGGACTGGCGGCGGTCTATAATGTGCCGCTGGCCGGAGCGGTATTTACTCTCGAAGTATTACTGGTCTCGTTCCGCTGGGAAAGCGCGCTGGCCGCAATGCTTACCTCGGCGATTGCGGCCTGGGTAGCGACTTTTGGTCTGGGTAATGAATCGCAATATCACTTTGCTGCCGGTGAGGTTACTCACTCTCTGGTGTGGTGGGCGCTGATTGCCGGGCCAATTCTTGGCGCTGCGGCGTGGGTTTTTCGTAAGCTGACTACCGGTGTGCGGCGTCAGGTGAAAACCAACTGGCAAATGCCGGTTTACAGCCTGCTGGCCTTTACGCTGTTGGCTGGGCTAAGTTTGTTCTTTCCGCAACTGCCGGGTAATGGCAAAGGGCCGATGCAGTTGGCGCTAAATGGTAGCCTTGATCTCTGGCTGGCGGCGATTCTGCTGGTGCTGAAGCTGGTGGTTATTTTGGCGGTACTGCGCGCCGGGGCTGAGGGCGGATTACTGACGCCCGGGCTGACCGTTGGCGCCTTGCTCAGTATTTTGCTGTTTACCGCGTGGCAAACCGTGATGCCGGGCGGAGACGGCAGCAGCTACGCTCTGGTGGGCGGCGCTTCATTTCTTGCCGCATCAATGCAAATGCCGTTTACCGCAGTGGTGCTGATCATGGAGTTTACCCATATGGACCACGATTATTTTGTTCCGGTGATGTTATGCGTGTGCGGATCTTACTTTACCTGTAAGGCGCTGGAGATTAATGGAACCAACGGCTAAGAAAGATTTTTACCGATAACCAACCGATTTATCTTTTATCCCAACAATGCGTGCCGCTGTTTGGTTTTATATTTGAGCCGCGGCGCGCCTGGGGCGTTTCAGTGCAGGCCGTTACGCCAGAAAATCAGCTGAATAATGTTGCTGGTCATATCTGTACGGTTTCCAGCCGTTATCCGCTAATATCTTTCGATTACAGGAGCGGAAAACGTCCCGCTCCTGAAAGCTGGATACTCAGGAAATATCTTTTAGCCGTTGGGTAGAGCTGGCGATCATCGCCAGCGCCGCCTGCTCGGCAGCCTGAGGATTCTGATGGCGAATCGCGTCATACAGGATTTTATGTTCCTGAAGCGTTTTCGGCATATTTGCGGCATCACCCATCCAGGTTCGCTCAAACACCACGCGCTGTAGCGAGCGAATCGCCACATTTAGCTGCTGTAAAACCGGGTTGTGAGCAGCGTGCAGCACGGCATCGTGATAACGGATATCGGCCTCGTTAAACGCCTGACGATCCTGATTATTCGCCACCATATCATTCAGCGCAGTTTCAATCAGCGTCAGGTCACTGGAGGTTGCGCGTTCGGCGGCCCAGCGAGCAATCGCTGGCTCAACCAGGTTACGGACCTCGCTCATGGCGGCAATCAGCTGCGGATCGTATTGATTATCCAGCACCCATTGCAGCACTTCAGTATCAAGGAAATTCCACTGGCTACGCGGCGCAACAAAAGCACCACGATAGCGCTTAATCTCCACCAGCCGCTTTTCCGTCAGTGAGCGAAACACTTCACGAATGATATTGCGCGAGGTGGCAAACTCTTCACAGAGTTCAGCTTCGGTTGGCAGCGAGGTGCCCGGCACATATTTGCCGCTGACAATCTGGCTGCCGAGAGTGGTAATAATTCGGTCGGTTTTAGCGATGGCCATACGCTCTCCCTGGCAAAATATCTGACAGCGTACTTTACCGTGATTGCCAGATTTTTCCTCAACTTTGTACTACAAACTTAGTGGAGTTGGCGCTATAGCGAGGGATAAGCTGATTAATTTCGCCCCGGATGAGGCGAAATTAATCGGATTTAACGATTATTGATGACGACGACGCCAGAGTAACCACATCAGCAGAATTACTACCACTACTGCACCAGCAATCATGCCGCCTCGTGCCATTAACAGCAGCGGTGAGGTCGCACCGCCCTGGCGGAGTTCTGCAACCCGCTCAGCGCTTATCTGCACGTTGCGGTGAGCAATATCGCTCATCAGATAGTTGGTGACGTCAGCAATCTGGCTATCGTTAAGCTCATGCCGGAAGCCGATCATGCCCTGTCGGTGCTCAGGCCAGACGCCATCCAGTATCGCCATTGCCACGTTATCCGCGTTGGGTTTATCCAGCACCGGATTGCCTGCCAGCGCCGGTAAACCGTTCAGTCCGGTACCCGATAAGTTATGGCAGGAGGCGCAGTTGTTACGGTAAATACTTTCACCGCGACTCAGCTTCGACAATGCTTGTGGTGTGTCATCGCCGCGAACCGGTGTTAATCCCTCCGGTGAGGGCGCAGTGCCGTGCTGCTTATCATCAGGTAAAAGATAAGCGGCCATCGCATTAATATCTTCTGGCGTCATCCGCGAGAAGCTCTTGTCGATAGCCTCCAGCATCGGGCCGCCCGCCGTAGCACCATTGCTGGTGTGGCCGGTCATCAGGTATTCCGCCAGCATCTGACGGCTCCAGTTACCTATGCCATGTTGGCTGTCTGGCGTGATATTTGGCGCATACCAGGTACCGAGTGATGCGCCGGATAACGCCTGATCCTGCTTCTCCGCCATCAAAAAGTTACGCGGTGTGTGGCAGGTGCTGCAGTGCGCCAGACCGTTTACCAGATAAGCACCGCGGTTCCACTCTGCGGAATGTGCGCTGTCTGGCGTAAACGGTTTCTCATTCAGGAACAGCAAATTCCACGCCGCCATCGAGAAGCGCAGGTTAAACGGGAAGGGCAGCGCCGTGGCTTGCGGATGCGTATCGACTGCCTTTACGCCATGCATAAAATAGGCATAAAGCGCGGAGACATCTTCATCGGTCAGCGTGGCGTAAGCGGTGTAAGGCATTGCCGGGTACAGCTGACTGCCATCGCCGCGTACCCCTTTACGCAGCGCGTCGGCGAATTGCTGCTCGGTATAGTTGCCGATCCCGGCGCTAAGCGATGGCGTGATATTGGTGCTGTAAATGGTGCCCAGCGGGCTGACAATCGGATGCCCGCCGCTGAACGCCGCTTTGCCTTCGTCGCTGTGGCATGCGCCACAGTCACCGGCAATTGCCAGGTATTCCCCACGTTTAATTAATTCACTCTGATCTGCGCTGGCAACCGCGATACTGCTGTTCATCGCCAGCAACACGGCTGCCAACGGCAGCACTTTTCTCCACCGCTTACCCATGTTGAGTCTCCTCAAGCACTTTATCGGCGGTTCTTAACGCCAGTGCCATCGCCGTCAGTGTTACGTTACAGGTTCCCACCGTTGGCATTACGCCGGTGCCGACCATAAACAGGTTCTGATGATCGTGGGCGCGGCCCCACTGGTCGGTGACGCTGTTGGCTGGATCGAGGCCCATCGACAGCGTGCCGGTGATATGCTGACGGTTTGAGAACGCACCGCTTTTGCTGTGTTTGATATTGGTCGCGCCCAGTTTTGCCGCAATCTGGTCGTAACACTGGCGCGTGACTTCGGTGCCTTTCAACACGTAGTCATCCATACTCCAGTAAAGCGCGGGCGTTGGCAGACCAAGCGCATCTTTTTTGTCGCTAAGCGTGACGCGGTTATTGCGGTCCGGCAGCTGCTCAAGGGCATTCTTGATGCTCAGGCGGCGAGCGGCACGAAAGCGAATCTGCTCTTCAAGATTCTTACCGTAGTAGCCTTCGGCCAGCAGCTCTTTGGTGACGGCAGCCACCTGCGAGGCGTTAGAGATATCAATACGGAACGGTGCATGTTCTGAGCGGAAATCACCGTCGCGGAACTGCCCGATGGAACTTGGGCTGACCGGGCCACGGCCAGGCCAGATCGGTTCATCTACGTCGAAGGTAATGCCAATCGCCGGATGATCGCACAGGTTGCGGCCAACATTATCTCTGGCGTTGGCAATGCCGGTCGGGAATTTCTCGCTGGTGGATATCAGCAGTAATTTCGGCGTCTCAATGGCGTTTGCCGACAGAACAAATGTCTGGCCGGTGACGCGATGACTGACTTTTTCCCAGTCATAGTAATGGACGGCAGTAATCTTGCCCTGACTGTCATGTTCCAGTTTATACACCACCGCTTCGGTCACTATCTTCACTCCGGACGCTTCTGCCTGACTGGCGGCGATACCGCCATGGTATTGCGCGTCAATCGGACACAGCGGCATGCAGTTGTTATTGCCGCAGCAGGCCGGACGACCATCGTAGCTGTGGCTGTTGCGTCCGGTGCAGTCATCCAGCACTTTAAAATCCGGTGCCAGACGTTCGGTAACGCGCTGTTGCAGCCAGGAAGCAGGAACGCGCTCCATCGGAAACGGTTTGGCGCGTGGCGAACCGGTATCCATTGAGCCGCCAACACCGGCAATCACTTCGGCCTGATAGTAATAGTCTTCCAGGTCGTCATAGCTGATTGGCCAGTCTTTACCAATGCCGTAGACGCTGTGTTGACGAAAGTCGTTGGGCAGATAGCGCCAGAGCTGCGCCGCCCAGTGCCAGCTGGTACCGCCAAACATACGAATATACTGCGCCTGGAAAGCGTGTGGTCCGGTCTGTTCCAGATAATGGTTGGGTTCTGGCGTAAAGCGCGGTTGCGGTGCCAGTTCCGAGTACGGATAGGGTGACATAAAGTCGGACTTAAACGCCGACTCACGAAAGCGCTCAACCAGTTCAGCACGCCCGACTTTCGGGCCGGATTCCAGCAGCAATACCGATTTACCAGCTTTGGCCAGGCGGGTGGCTAGCAGGGAGCCACAAACACCGGCACCAATCACCACGACGTCGGCAGAATTATTTTTATCCATCAATGACATTACTCTAAATAATTGATTTTAAGGTTTTTGCTGCCAGCTACCGCAAGGCCCGTAAGAGAAGCTCGGCGGCACCAGTTTGTCGGCGACCAGCTGGTTAGCCAGGGTGTTGACGTAAGTGATATAAATTGCCTGCTTACCTTTACCCACCACACCGCTGTACCAGCCTGCGAGGATGGTCTTTGCCAGTTTCTCCTCGCTGGTATTGCTTTCCGGGAAGCTCAGCAGCGGCTGTTCCAGCAGCTCGGGTTGCTGCGCCAGCAGCTGTTTTAACTGCCCCAGTTCCTGAGAAATATTCGGCTGTATCAGTTGCAGCGCATTAAACAGTGCCAGGCCGACGGCTTCATTCAGTGAGGTCTGCATTGTCAGCTGACGGGATATTTGCAACAGATCGGCCAGCCCTTGCGTGTGACGTGTTGGCATTGCGGCATTCAGCTTCGGCAGCGGCAGGATTTGCCCCGCCACGCCGGTCAGTGCTACAACTCCGGCCAGCTTAAGAACGCGTCTGCGTGTGTATTGTTTCATCGTATTATTTTTCTCATAAAATCGCCGCCCGAAGGCGACGTCTCTGGTGGCGAACAGGATAATCCAGCAATCGCGTATCAGGCGGTTTTACGCTTGCGGCGATACCACAGCACAATCATCACGGCGACTATCACCAGCGCACCTGCGCCGACGCCAATCTGCGCCAGCATCACCAGCGGTGACGTCGGGCCTCCCTGACGAATGACCGCCACCTGTTGAGTCGTTACCGTCTGTGCAGCATCGCCATACATTCGAAGTATAAAGTTGGACAGCGCTGCTACCTGATTGTCGTTCAGATGATTAAGAGCATTCGGCTGATCGCCAAACGGTGGCATAAACACATCGCCTTCTGCTGTGTTGCGCTCGACCCCAAATAAAATAGTGGCGATCAGATTCGACGGGTTAGATTCGGCGGTTGCCGAGTTATGGAACAGGCTGGGATAAAAACCGTCGGCAGTCCCCTGGCCGTTGATGCCGTGGCAGGAGGCACAGTTACCCGAATAGAGTCGGGCGCCTTCGTCATCGACTGGCGCGCTAAACGGCTTGCCACGGAAAGTCGCCAGCGCGTTCCCCGGATGACCCTGTTCAAAGCGCGACTGACCGGTTGTTGCGGTCGGATTGCCCGGCACGCTCTGAATGTATTCAGCGATATCATTCAGATCCTGACGGGTAAGATGCTGGAAGCTGTGGGTGATAGCTTCTGCCATACTGCCCGCCGCCTGCGCTTTGCCTACCAGCCGGCCGGTGCGCAGGTAGGTGACCAGC contains the following coding sequences:
- the proA gene encoding glutamate-5-semialdehyde dehydrogenase yields the protein MLEAMGKAAKAASYQLSVLSTVQKNQVLLTIADSLEAQSAEILAANELDLADARQNGMSEALLDRLMLNAPRLKGIADDVRQVCNLADPVGELIDGGQLDSGLRIERRRVSLGVVGVIYEARPNVTVDVASLCLKTGNAVILRGGKETYRTNAATVRVIQRALQQHGLPAGAVQAIESPDRELVNQLLKLDRYVDMLIPRGGAGLHKLCREQSTIPVITGGIGVCHIFVDQSIERDAAMKVIVNAKKQRPSACNSVETLLIDQTIAADFLPALSRRMAEEGIKLHADEKSIATLQAGPAEVVAVKDADYNDEWLSLDLNVKVVADMDEAIAHIREHGTQHSDAILTRSIQNADRFVKQVDSSAVYVNASTRFTDGGQFGLGAEVAVSTQKLHARGPMGLEALTTYKWIAYGDDTIRG
- a CDS encoding SDR family oxidoreductase yields the protein MAHTKHALIIGASRGIGLGLANTLAERGWQVSATTRNSIPECHAAINWLTLDINDAAQLSSVKQTLGDSQFEVIFINAGVFGPDHQNLLQTSDEALFSLFVTNTFSPLRCAAELLPLLAPDSGILALMSSQLASLNENPSATYPLYSASKGALNMLSRELSKSTEQQGQTLLCVHPGWVQTDMGGAEATLTISESVNGIADQLDSWRGKGGHHFIDYAGKQLAW
- a CDS encoding AI-2E family transporter → MRFKGLTKGFFILILFIVTIAFFDVLAPYYSAILWAAILAVIFHPLKSKIRQKLGDKNGLAAFVTLLVICLIVFTPLAIIASSLAFEINTVYNKLQGNNTQFPAVLAELLQHLPGWARNFLAENNLDNAADIQQKLSDVALKGGQYLAGSVFLIGKSTFSFTIGFGIMLYLLFFLLKDGSYLVRLILEALPLSTHVKHHLFMKFAAVSRATVKGTVIVAVVQGALGGIAFWITGIDGSVLWGALMAFLSLIPAVGSAIIWVPAAIYFFATDMLWQGIFIVLFFVVVIGLVDNILRPLLVGKDTKMPDYMILIATLGGMEVYGINGFVIGPLIAALFIACWNLLSGRDNAENAEEIGDEFIEEGKNHPVE
- a CDS encoding chloride channel protein; this encodes MTQVTSGNLVFHRLLALVLTGIIAGLGAMLLALLLHAIQHLAFGYSMDEVVGTESFLQGVTDASAQRRFAVIVGAGLVAGCGWWLLARFGKPRVSISAVVKDPGKTMPFFTTLIHALLQIITVALGSPLGREVAPREVGALTAGVVARRLGLSLEDSRILLACGAGAGLAAVYNVPLAGAVFTLEVLLVSFRWESALAAMLTSAIAAWVATFGLGNESQYHFAAGEVTHSLVWWALIAGPILGAAAWVFRKLTTGVRRQVKTNWQMPVYSLLAFTLLAGLSLFFPQLPGNGKGPMQLALNGSLDLWLAAILLVLKLVVILAVLRAGAEGGLLTPGLTVGALLSILLFTAWQTVMPGGDGSSYALVGGASFLAASMQMPFTAVVLIMEFTHMDHDYFVPVMLCVCGSYFTCKALEINGTNG
- a CDS encoding FadR/GntR family transcriptional regulator; the encoded protein is MAIAKTDRIITTLGSQIVSGKYVPGTSLPTEAELCEEFATSRNIIREVFRSLTEKRLVEIKRYRGAFVAPRSQWNFLDTEVLQWVLDNQYDPQLIAAMSEVRNLVEPAIARWAAERATSSDLTLIETALNDMVANNQDRQAFNEADIRYHDAVLHAAHNPVLQQLNVAIRSLQRVVFERTWMGDAANMPKTLQEHKILYDAIRHQNPQAAEQAALAMIASSTQRLKDIS
- a CDS encoding cytochrome c, which produces MGKRWRKVLPLAAVLLAMNSSIAVASADQSELIKRGEYLAIAGDCGACHSDEGKAAFSGGHPIVSPLGTIYSTNITPSLSAGIGNYTEQQFADALRKGVRGDGSQLYPAMPYTAYATLTDEDVSALYAYFMHGVKAVDTHPQATALPFPFNLRFSMAAWNLLFLNEKPFTPDSAHSAEWNRGAYLVNGLAHCSTCHTPRNFLMAEKQDQALSGASLGTWYAPNITPDSQHGIGNWSRQMLAEYLMTGHTSNGATAGGPMLEAIDKSFSRMTPEDINAMAAYLLPDDKQHGTAPSPEGLTPVRGDDTPQALSKLSRGESIYRNNCASCHNLSGTGLNGLPALAGNPVLDKPNADNVAMAILDGVWPEHRQGMIGFRHELNDSQIADVTNYLMSDIAHRNVQISAERVAELRQGGATSPLLLMARGGMIAGAVVVVILLMWLLWRRRHQ
- a CDS encoding GMC family oxidoreductase, which codes for MDKNNSADVVVIGAGVCGSLLATRLAKAGKSVLLLESGPKVGRAELVERFRESAFKSDFMSPYPYSELAPQPRFTPEPNHYLEQTGPHAFQAQYIRMFGGTSWHWAAQLWRYLPNDFRQHSVYGIGKDWPISYDDLEDYYYQAEVIAGVGGSMDTGSPRAKPFPMERVPASWLQQRVTERLAPDFKVLDDCTGRNSHSYDGRPACCGNNNCMPLCPIDAQYHGGIAASQAEASGVKIVTEAVVYKLEHDSQGKITAVHYYDWEKVSHRVTGQTFVLSANAIETPKLLLISTSEKFPTGIANARDNVGRNLCDHPAIGITFDVDEPIWPGRGPVSPSSIGQFRDGDFRSEHAPFRIDISNASQVAAVTKELLAEGYYGKNLEEQIRFRAARRLSIKNALEQLPDRNNRVTLSDKKDALGLPTPALYWSMDDYVLKGTEVTRQCYDQIAAKLGATNIKHSKSGAFSNRQHITGTLSMGLDPANSVTDQWGRAHDHQNLFMVGTGVMPTVGTCNVTLTAMALALRTADKVLEETQHG
- a CDS encoding sugar dehydrogenase complex small subunit — encoded protein: MKQYTRRRVLKLAGVVALTGVAGQILPLPKLNAAMPTRHTQGLADLLQISRQLTMQTSLNEAVGLALFNALQLIQPNISQELGQLKQLLAQQPELLEQPLLSFPESNTSEEKLAKTILAGWYSGVVGKGKQAIYITYVNTLANQLVADKLVPPSFSYGPCGSWQQKP